A window from Macaca nemestrina isolate mMacNem1 chromosome 8, mMacNem.hap1, whole genome shotgun sequence encodes these proteins:
- the CYP7B1 gene encoding cytochrome P450 7B1 isoform X3, with product MKTLQKQHGDTFTVLLGGKYITFILDPFQYQLVIKNHKQLSFRLFSNKLLEKAFSISQLQKNHDMNDELHLCYQFLQGKSLDILLESMMQNLKQVFESQLLKTTSWDTAQLYPFCSSIIFEITFTTIYGKVLVCDNKFISELRDDFLKFDDKFAYLVSNIPIELLGNVKSIRKKIIKCLSSENLAKMQGWSEVFQSRQDVLEKYYVHEDLEIGAHHLGFLWASVANTIPTMFWAMYYLLRHPEAVAAVRDEIDRLLQSTGQKKGSGFPIHLTREQLDSLICLESTIFEALRLSSYSTTIRFVEEDLTLSAETGDYCVRKGDLVAIFPPILHGDPEIFEAPEEFRYDRFIEDGKKKTTFFKRGKKLKCYLMPFGTGTSKCPGRFFALMELKQLLVILLTYFDLEIIDDKPIGLNYNRLLFGIQYPDSDVLFRYKVKS from the exons gaAAGTACATAACATTTATCCTGGACCCCTTCCAGTACCAGCTAGTGataaaaaatcataaacaatTAAGCTTTCgattattttctaataaactaTTAGAGAAAGCATTTAGTATCAGTCAGTTGCAAAAAAATCATGACATGAATGATGAGCTTCACCTCTGCTATCAATTTTTGCAAGGCAAATCTTTGGACATACTCTTGGAAAGCATGATGCAGAATCTAAAACAAGTGTTTGAATCCCAGCTACTAAAAACAACAAGTTGGGACACGGCACAATTGTATCCATTCTGCAGCTCAATAATATTTGAGATCACATTTACAACTATATATGGAAAAGTTCTTGTTTGTGACAACAAATTTATTAGTGAGCTaagagatgattttttaaaatttgatgacaAGTTTGCATATTTAGTATCCAACATACCCATTGAGCTTCTAGGAAATGTCAAGTCTATtaggaagaaaattataaaatgcttgTCATCAGAAAACTTAGCCAAGATGCAAGGATGGTCAGAAGTTTTTCAAAGCAGGCAAGATGTCCTGGAGAAATATTATGTGCACGAGGACCTTGAAATAGGAG CACATCATTTAGGctttctctgggcctctgtgGCAAACACTATTCCAACTATGTTCTGGGCAATGTATTATCTTCTGCGGCACCCAGAAGCTGTGGCAGCAGTGCGTGACGAAATTGACCGTTTGCTGCAGTCAACAGGTCAAAAGAAAGGGTCTGGATTTCCCATCCACCTCACCAGAGAACAATTGGACAGCCTGATCTGcctag aaagcACCATTTTTGAAGCTTTACGACTGTCTTCATATTCAACCACCATTCGTTTTGTTGAGGAGGATTTGACTCTCAGTGCAGAGACCGGGGACTACTGTGTGCGAAAGGGAGACTTGGTAGCCATCTTTCCTCCAATCCTACATGGTGACCCTGAAATCTTTGAAGCTCCAGAG GAGTTTAGATATGATCGTTTTATAGAAGATGGTAAGAAGAAAACCACCTTTTTCAAAAGAGGGAAAAAGCTGAAGTGTTACCTAATGCCATTTGGAACTGGAACCAGCAAATGTCCAGGCCGATTTTTTGCACTTATGGAATTAAAGCAGTTGTTGGTTATACTTTTAACTTACTTCGATTTAGAAATAATTGATGATAAACCCATAGGACTAAACTACAACCGCTTGTTGTTTGGTATTCAGTATCCAGATTCTGATGTTTTATTTAGATACAAAGTGAAATCTTAG
- the LOC105482202 gene encoding class E basic helix-loop-helix protein 22 → MERGMHLGAAAAGEDDLFLHKSLSASTAKRLEAAFRSTPPGMDLSLAPPPRERPASSSSSPLGCFEPADPEGAGLLLPPPGGGGGGGGAGSGGGGGVGVPGLLVGTAGVGSDPSLSSLPAGAALCLKYGESASRGSVAESSGGEQSPDDDSDGRCELVLRAGVADPRASPGAGGGGAKAAEGCSNAHLHGGASVPPGGLGGGGGGGGSSSGSGGGGGAGSGGGGGSSSSSSSSSKKSKEQKALRLNINARERRRMHDLNDALDELRAVIPYAHSPSVRKLSKIATLLLAKNYILMQAQALEEMRRLVAYLNQGQAISAASLPSSAAAAAAAAALHPALGAYEQAAGYPFSAGLPPAASCPEKCALFNSVSSSLCKQCTEKP, encoded by the coding sequence ATGGAGCGCGGGATGCACCTCGGTGCAGCGGCCGCCGGCGAGGACGACCTCTTCCTGCACAAGAGCCTGAGCGCCTCCACAGCCAAGCGCTTGGAAGCGGCTTTCCGCTCCACGCCCCCAGGCATGGACCTGTCCCTGGCGCCGCCGCCTCGGGAACGCCCGGCGTCCTCCTCCTCGTCGCCCCTGGGCTGCTTCGAGCCGGCTGACCCCGAGGGGGCAGGGCTGCTGTTGCCGCCGCctggaggaggcggcggcggcggcggcgcgggaagtggcggcggcggcggggtgGGTGTCCCCGGGCTGCTAGTAGGTACAGCCGGCGTTGGGAGCGACCCTAGCCTGAGCAGCCTGCCGGCCGGGGCCGCCCTTTGCCTCAAATACGGCGAAAGCGCGAGCCGGGGCTCGGTGGCCGAGAGCAGCGGCGGCGAGCAGAGCCCCGACGACGACAGCGACGGTCGCTGCGAGCTGGTGCTGCGGGCCGGAGTAGCCGACCCGCGGGCCTCCCCAGGAGCGGGAGGTGGTGGCGCGAAGGCAGCCGAGGGCTGCTCCAATGCCCACCTCCACGGCGGCGCCAGCGTCCCCCCGGGGGGCctgggcggcggcggcggcggcgggggtaGCAGCAGCGGTAGCGGTGGCGGTGGTGGCGCCGGCAGTGGCGgtggcggcggcagcagcagcagcagcagcagcagcagcaagaaatCCAAAGAGCAAAAGGCGCTGCGGCTTAACATCAACGCCCGAGAGCGCCGGCGGATGCACGACCTGAACGACGCGCTGGACGAGCTGCGCGCGGTGATCCCCTACGCGCACAGCCCCTCAGTGCGAAAGCTCTCCAAGATCGCCACACTGCTGCTCGCCAAGAACTACATCCTCATGCAGGCGCAGGCCCTGGAGGAGATGCGGCGCCTAGTCGCCTACCTCAACCAGGGCCAAGCCATCTCGGCTGCCTCCCTGCCCAGCTCGGCTGCTGCAGCGGCAGCAGCTGCTGCCCTGCACCCGGCGCTTGGCGCCTACGAGCAGGCGGCCGGCTACCCGTTCAGCGCCGGGCTGCCCCCGGCTGCCTCCTGCCCGGAGAAGTGCGCCCTGTTCAACAGCgtctcctccagcctctgcaaacAGTGCACGGAGAAGCCTTAA